The segment TTTTTATCTTTTTCAGTATTTCTTTAATTTTATGGGGTTCAATTTTATATTTTTCTTTTACCATAAAATATTCAGGAAATTCAGAAACTACTTCCGATATTTTTTTTTCTTTTCTCGATATATAATCAAGAATTAAAGCCATACCAACAAAACTATCCCTTCCATAGTGAACAGATGAATAAATAACTCCTCCATTCCCCTCACCACCTACTAATGATTTAATTTTTTTCATTTTTTCAACAACATTTACCTCACCAATTTTTGTTCTGTAAACTTTCACACCAAATTTTTCTGCAATTTCATCTATAACCATTGAGGTTGAAAGATTGACTACTACAGGACTCTTTATTTTTTCAAGAATATTTTTTACACATATAGCAAGAACCATCTCCTCTCCAATTATATTTCCCTTTTCATCAACAATTGCCAATCTGTCTCCATCAGGGTCCTGTGCAAAACCAATATTTGCATTTTTTTCTTTAACAATTTTTGATAATTGTTTTAATGTTTCTTTTTTTGGTTCAGGGTCATGAACAAAAATACCATACGGTTTTTCATTTATTATTTCCACTGTACAGTTCATATTTTCAAGAAATTTTTTTGTGAAAATAGCACCTACTCCCTGACATACATCAACTATTATTTTTAGTTTTTTCTCCTTTATTTTTTCTATATCTACATTGTTATAAATTTCTTGGAAGTATATATCTTCAATTTGTGTTTCAGTTTTGATTCTACCCGGTTTTTTTGATAAGGAAATTTCAGTTTTTTTGTATATCTCTAACAATTTTCTATTTTCTCTTTCATTCAGAAAAGTTCCCTTTGTTGATAAAAACTTAATTCCATTATACTGGAAAGGATTATGACTTGCTGTAACTATTACACCCCCCGCTCTTTTATTTTTTTCCACTGCAAATTCTATTATTGGAGTTGGCATAATTCCAAGGTCAATAACATTTTTCCCTTTTGC is part of the bacterium genome and harbors:
- the glmM gene encoding phosphoglucosamine mutase, coding for MIEKLKISVAGIRGIYPSELTPEIAYKFGLAYGFYLKEKNIYIGTDTRISSEVLKYALISSLLAKGKNVIDLGIMPTPIIEFAVEKNKRAGGVIVTASHNPFQYNGIKFLSTKGTFLNERENRKLLEIYKKTEISLSKKPGRIKTETQIEDIYFQEIYNNVDIEKIKEKKLKIIVDVCQGVGAIFTKKFLENMNCTVEIINEKPYGIFVHDPEPKKETLKQLSKIVKEKNANIGFAQDPDGDRLAIVDEKGNIIGEEMVLAICVKNILEKIKSPVVVNLSTSMVIDEIAEKFGVKVYRTKIGEVNVVEKMKKIKSLVGGEGNGGVIYSSVHYGRDSFVGMALILDYISRKEKKISEVVSEFPEYFMVKEKYKIEPHKIKEILKKIKNKYSKEKIDYLDGVKIVRKDGWIHIRPSGTEPILRLIIESKDRKILNEYLEEFRAIL